Proteins found in one Micropterus dolomieu isolate WLL.071019.BEF.003 ecotype Adirondacks linkage group LG10, ASM2129224v1, whole genome shotgun sequence genomic segment:
- the pnrc1 gene encoding proline-rich nuclear receptor coactivator 1: MLDGSPAHSDEANIGNVENNNPKSLISSSDGLNTGNKTRQALLKKGGRKLRSAAPMHHQKPPRNCPNIRLSDLNNNNSSTLTAPSANRAAAQPGTDTQAALTLHQLKQGAKKELLKSRGGRLERGAMQPGGQPPRNLPRHDQITQNVMTRSHKPKQGQTPGASHPSKKDNSSPNKPFSLHQPPLREQKKPLHASNNVKIVNTPPAEAAPEYLKDGEKIYAGAKFSEPPSPSVLPKPPSHWVGENEPQQSNQSREQMSVHLKSLLKVQDKS, from the exons ATGTTAGACGGCTCTCCGGCTCACAGCGATGAGGCCAACATCGGCAACGTCGAAAACAACAACCCGAAATCTTTGATTTCCAGCAGCGATGGGTTGAACACGGGCAACAAAACGAGGCAGGCGCTGCTGAAGAAAGGAGGCAGGAAGCTGCGGTCAGCAGCGCCGATGCATCACCAGAAACCCCCGAGAAACTGCCCCAACATCCGCCTTTCAgacctcaacaacaacaacagcagcactcTGACGGCTCCGTCGGCAAACAGAGCTGCAGCTCAGCCCGGCACCGACACACAGGCCGCCCTGACCCTCCATCAGCTCAAACAGGGAGCCAAGAAAGAG cTGCTGAAATCCAGAGGTGGCAGATTGGAACGAGGGGCCATGCAGCCGGGGGGCCAACCTCCCCGCAACCTGCCCAGACACGATCAGATCACCCAGAACGTGATGACACGGAGCCACAAGCCCAAACAGGGCCAGACCCCCGGCGCTTCTCACCCCTCAAAGAAAGATAACAGCAGCCCCAATAAGCCCTTTTCGCTCCACCAGCCTCCGCTCCGGGAGCAGAAAAAACCCCTCCACGCCTCCAACAATGTGAAGATCGTGAACACACCGCCTGCTGAAGCCGCGCCTGAATACCTCAAAGATGGCGAGAAGATCTACGCTGGAGCGAAGTTCAGTGAGCCGCCCTCACCGAGTGTCTTACCCAAACCGCCCAGCCACTGGGTCGGAGAAAACGAGCCTCAACAGAGCAACCAAAGCCGAGAGCAAATGAGCGTTCACTTAAAGTCGCTGCTGAAGGTTCAGGATAAATCATGA